The genomic stretch ATCAAGTGTAGGTTATAATATTAAAAAGGTCGGAAATAGAACGATGGTGTTCAAAAAGTACTTATCTGTAGTGTTCCTAATTCCCAATACTCAGTTTCTATATTACTATGCTTCTGAATTTTTGTTAATTAGGGGCTCGCATTTAAGTACTTTTTAAACGGATTCGTTATATATATAATATAGATATATTGAATTGTAAATAGTATTCCTATAAAATATTTATCCTCTTCCATTTTCTCTGCATTTCTTATATATTGATAAACTTCCTCCTTGGTTACCCTTTTAAAAATCTGGAATTGTGAAATACAAACCGAGGTTCCTCTTTTTTCGTAAATCATTATCTTGGTATGTTATTTTTTTAGTTTAATAAATTAATTAATTTTGTCAAAACGAAGTTCCGGACGTATTAACTACGAATACTATATGGCGAATGAACTTTTAGACAATAAGACTTTTGAGGATTTGTTCGAATTACATTTCACGAAACTGATGGGGTTCGTGTTTAATTACGTGCGGGATGAGGAGGTGGCAAAAGATATTGTTCATGATGCTTTTCTGACTTTGTGGAGTAACCGGAAGCGTTTAAACCCGACTTATCCGGTGAAATCTTATTTGTTCACGTTGGCCCAGAATTGTGCGTTGAATTATTTACGGCATTTACGTGTGGTAACCGGTAACGAACAGGCTGTGACCGAATTGCTGGAGGCGGCGAATGAAGATTTGAATGATTACGAGAAACGGTTGGTGCGTTTGGAGGAAAAATTGGCGCAATTACCGGAAAAACAGCGGGAGGTGTTGGTAAAATGTGTGGTGGAAGGAAAAAAGTACAAGGAGGTGGCGGAAGAGTTGGATATTACCGTGAACACGGTGAAAACACATATTACCCGGGCCTTGAAATTCTTGCGAGATGAATTGCAGGAGGATTTGATCA from Butyricimonas virosa encodes the following:
- a CDS encoding RNA polymerase sigma-70 factor, whose protein sequence is MSKRSSGRINYEYYMANELLDNKTFEDLFELHFTKLMGFVFNYVRDEEVAKDIVHDAFLTLWSNRKRLNPTYPVKSYLFTLAQNCALNYLRHLRVVTGNEQAVTELLEAANEDLNDYEKRLVRLEEKLAQLPEKQREVLVKCVVEGKKYKEVAEELDITVNTVKTHITRALKFLRDELQEDLIMLLLCLKRI